In a genomic window of Desulfovibrio sp. JC022:
- a CDS encoding zinc-ribbon domain-containing protein — translation MITCTKCGKKNNNAAKVCSKCGHKLQSGHKRLETNISQQEQGDMFRLKMERDRRFSKHGEAWVYALFLLGAVIFFTYNQIYWPLYGLTPAIALLAWFRKI, via the coding sequence ATGATCACTTGCACCAAATGCGGCAAAAAAAACAATAACGCAGCAAAAGTATGTTCCAAGTGCGGGCACAAATTGCAATCCGGACATAAACGTCTGGAAACCAATATTTCCCAGCAGGAGCAAGGCGATATGTTTCGCCTGAAGATGGAAAGAGACCGCCGTTTCTCCAAACATGGTGAGGCATGGGTTTACGCTCTATTCCTGCTCGGTGCTGTTATTTTTTTCACCTACAATCAGATATACTGGCCCCTCTACGGACTGACTCCGGCTATTGCTCTTCTGGCTTGGTTTCGGAAGATTTAG
- a CDS encoding pyridoxamine 5'-phosphate oxidase family protein, with protein MFKEIQNTKKILPEGSVKEILQAGEEGVLATIGEDGYPYATPLNYVYHNGAIYFHCALTGHKLDNIAFNPNVSFCVYVDTELLPSKFSIKFKSVIAFGKAEKVSGDEKKEALLALIHRLSPDHIPAGEKYIKNDADKAVVIKINIEHATAKGRTN; from the coding sequence ATGTTCAAAGAGATTCAGAACACTAAAAAGATTTTGCCAGAGGGGTCTGTTAAAGAAATTTTGCAGGCCGGGGAAGAGGGCGTATTGGCGACAATAGGTGAGGACGGTTATCCTTATGCGACCCCGCTTAATTACGTTTACCATAACGGAGCCATCTATTTTCATTGCGCTTTGACCGGGCATAAGCTCGATAACATCGCGTTTAATCCCAATGTTTCTTTTTGTGTCTATGTTGATACAGAATTGCTGCCTTCTAAATTCAGCATAAAATTCAAGTCGGTTATTGCGTTCGGTAAGGCCGAAAAAGTTTCCGGAGATGAGAAGAAAGAAGCTTTGCTGGCGTTGATACACAGGCTTTCCCCGGATCATATTCCTGCAGGCGAGAAGTATATAAAAAATGATGCGGACAAGGCCGTGGTTATCAAAATTAATATTGAACATGCCACGGCTAAAGGGCGCACGAATTAA
- a CDS encoding DUF1844 domain-containing protein — translation MSDDKKCGCGSEYAKDMPIPEVNFSTFVMSMSSSAMVHLGEVADPSTGRVDFSPVLAKQSIDVLAVIEDKIKNGMTEDEERLLCELLYNLRMKYVQKTQK, via the coding sequence ATGTCTGACGATAAAAAATGCGGTTGCGGCAGTGAATATGCCAAGGATATGCCTATCCCAGAGGTTAATTTTTCTACTTTTGTCATGTCCATGAGTTCTTCTGCCATGGTTCATCTCGGAGAAGTGGCTGATCCTTCCACAGGCAGAGTTGATTTTTCTCCGGTGCTTGCCAAGCAGTCTATCGATGTTCTGGCCGTGATTGAAGATAAGATCAAGAACGGAATGACCGAAGATGAAGAGCGGCTCCTTTGTGAACTGCTTTACAATCTGCGAATGAAATACGTGCAGAAGACCCAGAAATAG
- a CDS encoding anaerobic ribonucleoside-triphosphate reductase activating protein, translating to MNELSSGWNHLRGIEPLSLCDWPGRTSCVFFLGGCNLNCPTCHNFDMAWNMECLPLLSREDMKSFLRNRAKWLDGVTITGGEPTTVPNLGEILYEIQQVSKLPIKMDSNGMLPEILEDILQQGLADMFAVDVKGPYEKYPALTGQAVTAEAAQKNLERIFELAEANPKAFYFRLTKVPILTDEDVETAKSYLPDGFDLTIQNYIPPRRDHAHADNEARRPVGDLVD from the coding sequence ATGAACGAACTCTCATCTGGATGGAATCATCTTCGCGGTATTGAGCCGCTCAGTCTTTGCGACTGGCCGGGCCGGACCAGCTGCGTATTCTTCCTCGGCGGTTGTAACCTGAACTGCCCTACCTGCCATAATTTCGACATGGCGTGGAATATGGAGTGCCTGCCCCTTCTATCCAGAGAGGATATGAAATCTTTCCTAAGGAACCGAGCAAAATGGCTTGACGGGGTCACAATCACTGGTGGCGAGCCTACAACGGTACCTAACCTCGGAGAAATTCTTTACGAAATTCAGCAGGTTTCCAAACTGCCCATCAAAATGGACAGCAACGGGATGCTTCCTGAAATTCTGGAAGATATTCTTCAGCAGGGATTGGCGGACATGTTCGCCGTTGATGTTAAAGGACCGTATGAGAAGTATCCTGCCCTCACCGGGCAGGCCGTTACCGCTGAAGCGGCGCAGAAAAACCTTGAAAGGATTTTCGAGCTTGCCGAGGCCAACCCCAAAGCCTTCTATTTTCGTCTGACCAAGGTACCTATCCTTACAGATGAAGATGTCGAAACTGCCAAGAGTTATCTTCCGGATGGCTTTGACCTGACCATCCAGAACTACATTCCTCCAAGGAGAGATCATGCCCACGCAGATAATGAAGCGAGACGGCCGGTTGGAGACCTGGTCGACTGA
- a CDS encoding EAL and HDOD domain-containing protein has translation MSECEDLFLDSFFVAKQPVFDAEKSTWGYELLFRNSEGSNVAEIGDEDAATSQVIADGFGLIQEDIDEGQRLLINFPRNMLLEGAADFLPPEVCVVEILEHVQPEPDVLEVLKGLKERGYVLALDDYIGQEGFEPFIELADIVKVDCLDLNPDELANVVGNLKQLDVKLLAEKVEDNEMFNRCRELGFELFQGFFFSRPEIIPGKKISTNNINRMQLLSSISGDDFEVDDLTQAINSDVSVSYRLLKFMNSPTFGLPNEINSIKQAIALIGYRKLAGWLRMILLSDMSSGPAGNELAFLSIKRAKFLELVCLEIKHCPLSSESMFMLGLFSLLDVLLGRPMAELMEELPVEKDIIQALVGKRNTVSLYLDLVKCLEKAEWDDLGRLIMGNNLSSLAVARSHLAAMQWANEIVLMGQVGTESE, from the coding sequence ATGAGTGAATGTGAGGATCTTTTTCTGGATTCTTTTTTTGTCGCCAAACAGCCTGTTTTTGATGCTGAGAAGTCTACTTGGGGGTACGAACTTCTTTTTCGTAATTCCGAAGGAAGTAATGTTGCTGAGATTGGAGATGAAGATGCAGCGACTTCTCAGGTTATTGCTGACGGGTTTGGGTTGATACAGGAAGATATTGATGAAGGGCAGCGTTTACTGATCAATTTTCCCAGAAATATGTTGTTGGAAGGAGCTGCTGATTTTCTGCCTCCGGAAGTTTGCGTGGTGGAGATTTTGGAGCATGTTCAACCTGAACCTGATGTTCTTGAAGTACTTAAGGGACTGAAGGAAAGGGGCTATGTGCTGGCCCTTGATGATTACATCGGACAGGAAGGCTTTGAGCCTTTTATTGAGTTGGCGGATATAGTCAAAGTCGATTGCCTTGATTTGAACCCTGATGAACTGGCTAATGTTGTAGGCAATCTCAAGCAATTGGACGTGAAGCTTCTGGCGGAAAAGGTCGAAGACAATGAAATGTTCAACCGTTGCCGGGAGTTGGGATTTGAATTGTTTCAGGGGTTCTTTTTCAGTCGTCCGGAGATAATTCCCGGTAAGAAGATTTCCACTAATAATATTAATCGCATGCAGCTGTTGAGCTCCATCAGTGGCGATGATTTTGAAGTTGACGATTTGACTCAGGCCATTAACTCTGATGTTTCAGTCAGCTATCGTCTGTTGAAATTTATGAATTCACCTACCTTTGGATTGCCCAACGAAATTAATTCCATCAAGCAGGCTATTGCTTTGATCGGATACAGGAAACTGGCAGGCTGGCTGCGTATGATTCTGCTCTCGGATATGAGTTCAGGTCCGGCGGGTAACGAGCTTGCTTTTCTGTCCATAAAAAGGGCCAAGTTTTTGGAGCTGGTATGTTTGGAAATTAAGCATTGTCCGCTTTCATCTGAATCAATGTTTATGTTGGGGCTGTTTTCCCTGCTTGATGTCCTGTTGGGCAGACCTATGGCAGAGCTAATGGAAGAACTGCCAGTAGAGAAAGATATTATACAGGCTTTGGTTGGTAAACGAAATACAGTTTCGTTATATCTTGATTTGGTTAAATGCCTTGAGAAGGCGGAATGGGATGACTTGGGGCGTTTGATTATGGGCAATAATCTTTCTTCTCTTGCAGTGGCAAGAAGTCATCTGGCTGCCATGCAGTGGGCAAATGAGATTGTCCTCATGGGGCAGGTGGGTACTGAATCTGAATAG
- a CDS encoding protein-glutamate O-methyltransferase CheR → MSREELKLDKNDFELLRKQIYRMCGLTISEGKEYLIQHRFKALYKSRNCRSWGEFYKLLVSGDIHFKEEAISAISTHETSFFRDNHPFTSIRNKVLPELLKNRRPGGKIKIWCAASSTGQEPYSLSMLIHEWTRTAGGGKLSPADFSIMATDISGPVIERAKEGLFSNLEKSRGLPSGYDKYFEKNGNSWQVDSAVKSLVTFKKFNLLDSFRSLGQFDFVMCRNVLIYFDDPTKIDIVHRIHDMLPDKGYLMLGATETLAGHTDRFTTEHMGAVILYRKMRGIK, encoded by the coding sequence GTGAGCCGCGAAGAGTTAAAGCTGGATAAGAATGATTTTGAGCTGTTGCGTAAGCAAATTTATCGAATGTGTGGATTGACCATATCCGAAGGCAAGGAATATCTAATCCAGCATCGGTTTAAAGCATTGTATAAATCCCGCAACTGTCGTTCATGGGGTGAGTTTTATAAGCTTTTGGTGTCGGGTGACATTCATTTCAAGGAAGAGGCCATCTCAGCCATAAGTACCCACGAAACCAGTTTTTTTCGTGACAATCATCCATTTACTTCCATCAGGAATAAGGTTCTACCCGAACTTTTGAAGAATCGCAGGCCGGGTGGCAAGATTAAAATCTGGTGTGCTGCATCATCAACAGGACAAGAACCGTACTCCCTCTCCATGCTCATTCATGAATGGACCAGAACAGCTGGGGGAGGAAAGCTCTCTCCGGCTGATTTTTCTATAATGGCCACAGATATTTCCGGCCCGGTGATTGAGCGGGCCAAAGAAGGACTCTTCAGCAACCTTGAAAAATCAAGGGGATTACCGTCCGGTTATGATAAGTATTTTGAGAAGAACGGCAATAGCTGGCAAGTAGATTCCGCCGTTAAGTCCCTTGTTACTTTTAAGAAATTCAACTTGCTGGATTCCTTTCGCTCTTTGGGGCAATTTGATTTTGTCATGTGCCGCAATGTGCTGATTTATTTTGATGACCCTACAAAAATTGATATTGTTCACCGCATTCACGATATGTTGCCCGACAAAGGGTATCTTATGCTGGGGGCTACTGAGACATTGGCCGGGCATACGGACCGTTTTACCACCGAACACATGGGCGCGGTGATTCTTTACCGCAAGATGCGTGGGATAAAATAA
- a CDS encoding trimeric intracellular cation channel family protein, protein MSVLNGEVVYSAIHGFMYFGDIVFAVSGALAAGRRRMDIVGYVLIGTITGLGGGSLRDVLLDHPVWWTHEPVELYLCIMATLFTYFCRLEIKDRYKATSWFDALGLSAFAVTGSSVAFLQSQVPWTVAVFMGVMTATGGGVIRDLLTGNRPMILCGELYAVAALAGAFVNVGMMKLHVQPEVAMAAGFMATLVLRGAAIVFDIRLGPPGEFVRVGGRN, encoded by the coding sequence ATGAGTGTTTTGAACGGAGAAGTGGTTTATTCCGCTATCCACGGATTTATGTATTTCGGGGACATTGTTTTTGCGGTCAGCGGCGCGCTGGCTGCGGGCAGGCGCAGAATGGATATTGTGGGTTATGTGCTGATCGGGACTATTACCGGCCTTGGGGGCGGGTCCCTGCGTGATGTGCTGCTGGACCATCCCGTCTGGTGGACCCATGAGCCTGTAGAACTTTATCTCTGTATTATGGCTACCTTATTTACCTATTTCTGCCGTTTGGAGATCAAGGACCGTTATAAGGCCACCTCATGGTTTGATGCTCTTGGCTTAAGTGCTTTTGCCGTTACCGGGAGTTCTGTGGCATTTTTACAATCTCAGGTTCCATGGACAGTGGCTGTATTCATGGGAGTTATGACCGCCACCGGGGGCGGGGTTATCCGTGATTTATTGACCGGGAACCGGCCTATGATTCTTTGCGGGGAGCTTTATGCAGTGGCTGCGCTGGCCGGGGCATTTGTAAACGTAGGTATGATGAAACTGCATGTGCAGCCCGAAGTTGCCATGGCTGCCGGGTTTATGGCTACTCTGGTTCTGCGCGGCGCGGCTATTGTCTTTGATATCCGGCTTGGCCCTCCCGGTGAATTTGTGCGTGTGGGTGGTAGGAATTAG
- the purU gene encoding formyltetrahydrofolate deformylase, giving the protein MTSSRASTAYLTVSCKDRPGIVSAVSGFLFSKNANIIHSDQHSSDPVGGRFFLRMKFHMNGIESNLEEFRQEFADNVANKFDMDWNINPAWIKKKTAILVSKFDHALMDLLWRAKRDELHTEITMVISNHEDLREAVESFGVPFHHVPVEKGNKEASEDKILELMKGNADLVILARYMQILTPKLIDAYPSRIINIHHSFLPAFVGADPYRRAGERGVKLIGATAHYVTEELDQGPIIEQDVIRVSHRHDYEELKVLGRDIERQVLSRAVRWHLTERVLVDGNKTVVFI; this is encoded by the coding sequence ATGACATCATCAAGAGCATCCACAGCATATTTGACTGTATCCTGTAAAGACAGACCCGGTATCGTTTCTGCGGTTTCCGGCTTCCTTTTTTCAAAGAATGCAAACATTATCCATTCCGACCAGCATTCAAGCGACCCGGTGGGCGGACGTTTTTTCCTCAGAATGAAATTTCATATGAATGGAATTGAGAGCAACCTTGAAGAGTTCAGACAGGAATTCGCCGACAATGTTGCTAATAAATTTGACATGGATTGGAATATTAATCCGGCATGGATCAAGAAGAAAACAGCTATCCTCGTCTCAAAATTCGACCATGCACTTATGGATCTGCTCTGGAGAGCCAAGCGCGACGAGCTCCATACTGAGATCACCATGGTCATCAGCAACCACGAAGACCTGCGCGAAGCTGTTGAATCCTTCGGAGTGCCTTTCCACCACGTCCCGGTAGAAAAAGGCAACAAAGAGGCTTCTGAAGATAAGATCCTCGAGCTAATGAAAGGCAATGCCGATCTGGTTATCCTCGCCCGCTACATGCAGATCCTGACCCCCAAGCTGATCGATGCCTACCCGAGCAGAATCATCAACATCCACCACTCCTTTCTTCCTGCATTTGTGGGAGCCGACCCCTACCGCAGGGCCGGGGAACGCGGAGTTAAGCTCATCGGAGCAACCGCACACTACGTTACCGAGGAACTGGATCAGGGTCCGATCATCGAACAGGATGTTATCCGTGTTTCCCACCGTCACGACTATGAGGAACTCAAGGTGCTCGGTCGTGACATTGAACGTCAGGTGCTCAGCAGGGCCGTAAGGTGGCACCTCACCGAAAGAGTGCTGGTAGACGGCAACAAGACTGTCGTATTTATTTAG
- a CDS encoding ribonucleoside triphosphate reductase, whose product MPTQIMKRDGRLETWSTERIAQAIFKALGANGIKDPLMAKRMARKVEQKLDGVDIPEQEHVQNMVEEVLMDSRLHSVAKKFILYRDSRRRLRNQKDAYLDIKETIDEYLEKSDWRVAENANMTHSFQGLMLHLSGTIQARYALEKYPEEIRQAHEHGYFHIHDLSYGLAGYCAGWSLRDLLLEGFNLEGRSCAGPARHFDAVLGQMVNFLGTLQNEWAGAQAFNNVDTYLAPFIRHDGLTYEEVRQAMQKFVFNLNTTSRWGGQSPFTNLSFDLVPPKHIAKEAVIIGGKLQDTTYGEYAEEMEMINRSFLEVMVNGDQHNRIFSFPIPTYNVTEDFPWDSQIGKTLLDLTAKYGVPYFQNFINSDLNPEDVRSMCCRLQMDLRELRNKVGGLFGAGDLTGSIGVVTLNLPKLAYLAQGEEDFLDLIEEYAIQAKNSLEFKRKLIQTNLDNGMFPWSHRYLKNGYKGHFSTIGLLGGHEACLNLLGKGIETPSGIRLMTRVLNHLRDLTSQFQEETGSLYNLEATPAEGTSYRLAKIDKALYADIQTSGNGIPYYTNSTTLPVGVSEDVVLALSHQNKLQPLYTGGSVFHTFLGESTTDLDALKSFIIKAFRNTKIPYLSITPTFSICKEHGYIQGEHHTCPDCGAESEVYTRIVGYYRPVKQWNEGKKAEYKDRQVYNTFCC is encoded by the coding sequence ATGCCCACGCAGATAATGAAGCGAGACGGCCGGTTGGAGACCTGGTCGACTGAGCGAATTGCACAGGCCATTTTCAAAGCACTAGGTGCCAACGGAATTAAAGACCCGCTCATGGCCAAACGTATGGCCAGAAAAGTCGAGCAGAAGCTTGACGGCGTAGACATACCTGAACAGGAACATGTTCAGAATATGGTCGAAGAAGTGCTTATGGATTCCCGCCTGCACTCTGTAGCCAAAAAATTTATTCTTTATCGTGACAGCCGCCGCAGACTGAGAAACCAGAAAGACGCCTATCTCGACATCAAAGAAACCATTGATGAATATCTGGAAAAAAGTGACTGGCGTGTGGCTGAAAATGCCAACATGACCCACTCCTTTCAGGGACTCATGCTTCATCTCTCCGGAACCATTCAGGCCCGTTACGCCCTTGAAAAATATCCTGAAGAAATCAGGCAGGCCCACGAACACGGCTACTTCCATATTCATGATCTTTCTTATGGACTGGCCGGTTACTGCGCCGGATGGTCCCTGCGTGACCTGCTTTTAGAAGGTTTCAACCTTGAAGGCCGTTCCTGTGCCGGACCGGCAAGGCACTTCGACGCCGTCCTCGGACAGATGGTCAACTTTCTCGGCACCCTGCAAAATGAATGGGCAGGAGCACAGGCATTCAACAATGTTGACACTTACCTCGCTCCGTTCATCCGCCATGACGGTCTTACCTATGAGGAAGTGCGTCAGGCCATGCAGAAATTCGTGTTCAACCTGAACACCACATCCAGATGGGGCGGGCAAAGCCCGTTCACCAACCTTTCATTCGACCTTGTTCCGCCCAAACATATCGCTAAAGAAGCGGTAATCATCGGCGGTAAACTTCAGGATACCACTTACGGCGAATATGCCGAAGAAATGGAAATGATCAACCGCTCCTTTCTTGAAGTTATGGTCAACGGAGATCAGCATAACCGTATTTTCTCCTTCCCCATCCCCACTTACAACGTCACCGAAGATTTCCCGTGGGACTCCCAGATCGGCAAAACCCTGCTCGACCTGACAGCCAAATACGGCGTGCCCTATTTCCAGAATTTTATTAATTCAGACCTCAACCCCGAAGACGTGCGTTCCATGTGCTGCCGCCTGCAAATGGACCTGCGCGAACTGCGCAACAAGGTCGGCGGATTATTCGGAGCTGGAGACCTGACCGGGTCCATCGGCGTGGTCACCCTCAATCTGCCCAAACTGGCTTACCTTGCTCAGGGTGAAGAGGATTTCCTTGATCTTATTGAAGAGTACGCCATTCAGGCCAAAAATTCTCTTGAATTCAAACGTAAACTAATCCAGACCAACCTTGATAACGGCATGTTCCCGTGGTCCCACCGTTACCTCAAGAACGGTTATAAAGGTCATTTCTCCACCATCGGACTGCTGGGCGGACATGAAGCCTGTCTGAACCTGCTGGGCAAAGGGATTGAAACACCTTCCGGCATAAGGCTCATGACCCGGGTTCTCAATCACCTGCGCGACCTGACTTCCCAATTTCAGGAAGAAACAGGCAGCCTCTACAACCTTGAAGCCACCCCGGCTGAAGGAACCAGCTACCGCCTGGCAAAAATCGATAAAGCCCTTTATGCGGATATCCAGACTTCAGGTAATGGAATTCCCTACTACACAAACTCAACAACTCTGCCCGTAGGTGTTTCTGAAGATGTGGTGCTGGCTCTCTCACACCAGAACAAATTACAGCCCCTGTACACCGGCGGTTCTGTCTTCCACACCTTCCTCGGGGAATCAACAACGGACCTTGATGCATTGAAAAGTTTTATTATCAAGGCCTTCCGCAACACAAAAATTCCTTATCTCTCCATCACTCCGACCTTCTCCATCTGCAAAGAGCACGGATACATTCAAGGTGAGCACCATACCTGCCCCGACTGCGGCGCGGAATCGGAAGTCTACACCCGAATTGTGGGCTACTACCGCCCTGTAAAACAATGGAATGAAGGCAAGAAAGCAGAATATAAAGACCGGCAGGTCTACAACACATTCTGCTGCTAA
- a CDS encoding response regulator yields the protein MRILVVDDEQMVRENLVDYLEDEGLDVISVGSAEEALTLMKTDNADIAIVDMRLPVMHGNDLIINLKELHPDMDFIIHTGSVDYAVPPDVRAYGISSDNVLLKPVADMDMFIQKIRTLFGTKYEI from the coding sequence ATGCGAATTCTGGTTGTAGATGATGAGCAGATGGTCAGGGAAAATCTGGTTGATTACCTTGAAGACGAAGGTCTGGATGTAATCTCGGTAGGAAGTGCGGAAGAGGCCCTGACTCTGATGAAAACCGACAATGCCGATATCGCCATTGTAGACATGCGTCTCCCGGTGATGCACGGTAACGATCTCATCATTAACTTGAAAGAACTGCATCCGGACATGGATTTCATCATCCATACCGGGTCAGTGGATTACGCAGTTCCGCCGGATGTCCGGGCCTACGGTATTTCTTCAGATAACGTACTGCTCAAGCCAGTTGCGGACATGGATATGTTCATCCAAAAAATAAGAACCCTATTCGGCACCAAGTACGAAATTTAA
- the argC gene encoding N-acetyl-gamma-glutamyl-phosphate reductase: MSAVAVGLVGVTGYTGMELTRILSNHDGMKLVRVTSRAEAGKKLADIYPFLNGMELGGLEITAPDVDDLAESCDLVFLAVPHKTAMNIGGQLYDKNIKVVDLSADFRIRDRETYEEWYKVDHTREDLLPEAVYGLPEFYRDQVKGAKLVANPGCYPTSVIVGLTPALREGLVETSDIVIDSKSGTSGAGRKAAVGTLFCEVADSFRAYGLTTHRHTPEIEQELAVVSGEDMTVSFNTHLLPIDRGILSTIYTKMKSGVTTEEIRAAYEKAYGNEKMIRFLPEGQLPETRWVRGTMFCDVAVVPDERTGRLIVVAAIDNLCRGASGQAVANANLMLGFDETRGLSLAPMMP; the protein is encoded by the coding sequence ATGAGTGCCGTAGCTGTAGGACTTGTGGGAGTAACCGGATACACTGGTATGGAGCTTACCCGTATTTTGAGCAACCATGACGGCATGAAGCTTGTCCGGGTTACCTCTCGTGCCGAAGCAGGTAAAAAACTCGCAGATATTTATCCTTTCCTTAACGGCATGGAACTGGGCGGTCTTGAAATTACCGCACCTGATGTTGATGATCTGGCTGAATCCTGTGATCTCGTTTTTCTTGCTGTGCCCCACAAGACCGCCATGAATATCGGCGGACAGCTTTACGATAAGAATATCAAAGTGGTGGACCTTAGTGCAGATTTCAGGATTCGTGACCGCGAGACCTATGAAGAATGGTATAAAGTTGACCATACTCGCGAGGATCTTCTCCCGGAAGCTGTTTACGGTTTGCCGGAATTTTATCGCGATCAGGTTAAAGGTGCCAAACTGGTTGCCAACCCCGGCTGCTACCCTACTTCCGTAATTGTCGGACTGACCCCGGCCTTGCGCGAAGGTCTGGTTGAAACGTCCGATATTGTTATTGATTCCAAATCCGGTACCAGCGGAGCAGGACGTAAGGCTGCCGTGGGAACTCTTTTTTGCGAAGTTGCTGATTCTTTCCGCGCTTACGGTCTGACCACTCACCGCCATACCCCGGAAATCGAGCAGGAGCTTGCCGTTGTTTCCGGCGAAGATATGACGGTATCCTTCAATACCCACCTGTTGCCCATTGACCGTGGTATCCTTTCCACCATTTATACCAAAATGAAATCGGGCGTGACTACTGAAGAAATTCGCGCAGCTTATGAAAAGGCTTACGGAAATGAAAAGATGATCCGTTTCCTGCCTGAAGGACAATTGCCGGAAACCCGCTGGGTGCGCGGAACCATGTTCTGTGATGTGGCTGTGGTTCCTGATGAAAGGACCGGAAGGCTGATTGTTGTTGCTGCCATTGATAACCTTTGCCGCGGGGCCTCCGGTCAGGCTGTAGCCAATGCCAACCTTATGCTTGGGTTTGATGAAACAAGAGGTCTGTCGCTTGCTCCCATGATGCCCTAG
- a CDS encoding ABC transporter ATP-binding protein has protein sequence MTTLLEIKDLRVKYGNIEALHGISFNVNEGEIVTLIGANGAGKTTTLLSISRLPPPEAPKVASGDICWEGNSILDMPPHKVISDLHLALVPEGRHIFGNLTVEENLKLATYARKDSVKDIHGDYDRVFGLFPRLAERRKQRSESLSGGEQQMLAVGRALMSKCNFIMLDEPSMGLAPLLMYDMFRTLKELNEQGLTILLIEQNANLALKFAHRGYVLDTGEIVAQGSSAQLMDDPEVKKAYLGG, from the coding sequence ATGACTACTCTACTTGAAATCAAAGATCTCCGCGTAAAATACGGTAACATCGAAGCCCTGCACGGGATCTCATTCAATGTAAACGAAGGTGAAATCGTCACCCTCATCGGTGCCAACGGTGCGGGCAAAACCACCACACTACTCTCCATCAGCCGGTTGCCTCCGCCGGAAGCACCCAAGGTCGCCTCCGGTGATATCTGCTGGGAAGGAAATTCCATTCTCGACATGCCGCCGCACAAAGTCATTTCGGACCTGCACTTGGCCCTTGTCCCGGAAGGACGCCATATTTTCGGCAACCTTACTGTGGAAGAAAACCTCAAGCTTGCAACCTATGCCCGCAAGGATTCCGTCAAAGACATTCATGGTGACTATGACCGCGTGTTCGGACTTTTCCCGCGTCTTGCCGAACGCCGCAAGCAACGCAGCGAATCCTTATCAGGAGGCGAACAACAGATGCTGGCCGTAGGCCGCGCGCTCATGTCCAAGTGCAATTTCATCATGCTCGATGAACCTTCCATGGGACTGGCACCGCTGCTCATGTACGACATGTTCCGCACCCTCAAGGAGCTGAACGAACAGGGGTTAACCATCCTTCTGATTGAGCAGAATGCAAACCTCGCGCTCAAATTCGCCCATCGCGGCTATGTACTCGACACCGGGGAAATAGTAGCTCAAGGATCATCTGCGCAACTTATGGATGATCCAGAAGTTAAAAAGGCATATTTAGGGGGCTGA